In one Candidatus Woesearchaeota archaeon B3_Woes genomic region, the following are encoded:
- a CDS encoding AMMECR1 domain-containing protein: protein MVLNQGEGKELIKLARQSINSYFSDSDLKISEDIKKRFLTKQGVFVTLNLNKQLRGCIGFPEPTLPLYKAVSEAAQSAAFGDPRFNPLNKDEFKDVKIEMSVLSVPELIDVKDSKEYLDKIKIGEDGLIIRSEFGSGLLLPQVFAEYNCDVIKALEMTCQKANLSSDAWKDANTKVYKFQAQIFEE, encoded by the coding sequence ATGGTACTAAACCAAGGAGAAGGAAAAGAACTTATTAAGTTGGCTAGGCAGAGTATTAATTCTTATTTTTCTGATTCAGATTTAAAGATTAGTGAAGATATTAAGAAGAGATTTTTGACTAAACAGGGTGTTTTTGTGACTCTGAATTTGAATAAACAATTAAGAGGTTGTATTGGTTTTCCAGAGCCTACTTTGCCTTTGTATAAGGCTGTTAGTGAAGCTGCACAATCAGCTGCTTTTGGAGATCCGAGATTTAATCCTTTGAATAAAGATGAGTTTAAAGATGTTAAGATTGAGATGTCTGTTTTAAGTGTTCCTGAGTTGATTGATGTTAAGGATTCTAAAGAGTATTTAGATAAGATTAAGATTGGTGAAGATGGTTTGATTATTAGATCTGAGTTTGGTTCTGGTTTATTATTGCCTCAGGTATTTGCAGAATATAATTGTGATGTTATTAAGGCTTTGGAAATGACTTGTCAAAAGGCTAATTTAAGCTCTGATGCTTGGAAAGATGCTAATACTAAGGTATATAAGTTCCAGGCTCAGATATTTGAAGAATAG
- a CDS encoding endonuclease IV, translating into MGKILIGPAGTGGSSEEGFRRIKELGLDAVEVEFTYNIWMKKEDAVKLNKLNKELKLRFSIHAPYFVNLASFERPKVHASKSRILKSCEIGHYLGAKYIVFHAGFYQKKDPEIIYHTIKKEILDMMEVIKEKKWKVVLAPETTGKASQFGSLDELIRLKKETGCNLCVDFAHLRARNKGKIDYDEVMKKLKPLGHIHAHFSGIEWTDKGERRHLLTEVKDMKDLFNYLKKYKIDVTIINESPDPFGDAVKMKKLL; encoded by the coding sequence ATGGGGAAGATATTAATTGGGCCTGCTGGGACAGGCGGGAGTTCTGAAGAAGGATTTAGAAGAATTAAAGAATTAGGATTAGATGCAGTTGAAGTAGAATTTACTTATAATATTTGGATGAAAAAAGAAGATGCTGTAAAACTTAATAAATTAAACAAGGAATTAAAATTAAGGTTTAGTATTCATGCTCCTTATTTTGTTAATTTAGCTTCGTTTGAAAGGCCAAAAGTTCATGCTTCTAAATCAAGAATCTTAAAGAGTTGTGAAATAGGTCATTATTTAGGAGCCAAGTATATTGTGTTTCATGCTGGTTTTTATCAAAAGAAAGACCCTGAAATAATTTATCATACTATTAAAAAAGAGATTCTGGATATGATGGAAGTTATAAAAGAGAAAAAGTGGAAGGTTGTTCTGGCTCCTGAAACAACTGGAAAAGCCTCTCAGTTTGGTAGTTTAGATGAATTAATCAGATTAAAGAAAGAAACAGGTTGTAATTTGTGTGTTGATTTTGCTCATTTAAGAGCTAGGAATAAAGGAAAAATAGATTATGATGAAGTTATGAAAAAGCTAAAACCATTAGGTCATATTCATGCGCACTTTTCTGGTATTGAGTGGACTGACAAAGGTGAAAGAAGGCATTTGTTAACAGAAGTAAAAGATATGAAAGATCTGTTTAATTATTTGAAAAAGTATAAAATAGATGTAACAATAATTAATGAAAGCCCTGACCCTTTTGGTGATGCTGTTAAGATGAAAAAGCTGCTTTAG
- a CDS encoding DNA mismatch repair protein MutT, whose amino-acid sequence MRKGIDYIGVGTGALIFNEDGKVFLAKRGPKSRNEAGKWDFPGGSVDFGEKCEEAIKREIKEEFGFDIDILELLEVVDHIIQEEGQHWVSPAFIAKYKSGTPKILEPGKCSDIKWVDIESIDKDSLTSSSRENLITYLQRMNSK is encoded by the coding sequence ATGAGAAAAGGAATTGATTATATTGGGGTTGGTACAGGAGCACTAATATTTAATGAAGATGGAAAAGTATTCTTAGCTAAACGCGGTCCAAAATCGAGAAATGAAGCAGGAAAATGGGACTTCCCGGGTGGTTCTGTAGATTTTGGTGAAAAATGTGAAGAAGCCATCAAAAGAGAAATAAAAGAAGAGTTTGGTTTTGATATAGATATTTTAGAATTATTAGAAGTTGTGGATCATATAATACAAGAAGAAGGTCAACATTGGGTATCACCTGCCTTTATTGCAAAATATAAATCTGGAACTCCAAAAATATTGGAACCAGGCAAATGTAGTGATATTAAATGGGTTGATATAGAAAGTATTGATAAAGATTCTTTGACTTCCTCAAGTAGGGAAAACTTAATAACATATTTGCAAAGAATGAATTCTAAATAA
- a CDS encoding DNA methylase, which translates to MVEISKSRLGIILSKLKGFEDPKVMAEQYIVDSEIASDVLWHALYAQRVSGCNMADLGCGTGILGIGALLLGAKKVYFVDNDKSSLDIAKSNYLHIKSESSLIRGKAIFVCQDVVDFDKKVDTVIMNPPFGVKVRHADKTFLEKAVQIAKTIYSFHKSESKGFISSFSKDNGFSLKETIDFSWPLKQTMGFHRRRIKRINVSCFVFEKI; encoded by the coding sequence ATGGTTGAAATATCAAAATCAAGGTTGGGGATTATTTTAAGCAAATTAAAAGGATTTGAAGATCCCAAAGTGATGGCTGAACAATATATAGTAGATTCTGAAATAGCTAGTGATGTTCTTTGGCATGCTCTTTATGCGCAAAGAGTAAGTGGTTGTAATATGGCTGATTTGGGATGTGGTACAGGTATATTAGGTATTGGGGCTTTATTATTGGGGGCAAAAAAGGTATATTTTGTAGATAACGATAAAAGCAGTTTAGATATAGCAAAATCCAACTATTTACACATAAAAAGTGAGAGTTCGTTAATAAGGGGAAAGGCTATATTTGTATGCCAAGATGTAGTGGATTTTGATAAAAAGGTGGATACAGTCATTATGAACCCTCCTTTTGGGGTAAAAGTGAGACATGCTGATAAAACCTTTCTTGAAAAGGCTGTTCAGATAGCTAAAACAATATACTCTTTTCATAAAAGTGAGAGTAAGGGGTTTATTTCATCTTTTTCAAAGGATAATGGCTTTAGTTTGAAGGAAACTATTGATTTTTCATGGCCTCTGAAGCAGACAATGGGGTTTCATCGTCGGAGAATAAAGAGGATAAACGTCAGTTGTTTTGTGTTTGAGAAGATTTAG
- a CDS encoding DNA-directed RNA polymerase subunit L, protein MEIKKIEEGKNKFVFEIDDVSHGFCNMLKERLLEDSHVKTATYKVEHPLINIPKFLVETDGANPRNAVLSAVKKLKTFADKTRKDLSKELK, encoded by the coding sequence ATGGAAATCAAAAAAATTGAAGAGGGGAAAAACAAATTTGTTTTTGAGATTGACGATGTTTCTCATGGCTTTTGCAATATGCTTAAAGAGAGGTTATTAGAGGACAGCCATGTAAAAACAGCTACATATAAGGTAGAACATCCTCTTATTAATATTCCTAAGTTTTTGGTTGAGACTGATGGTGCAAATCCTAGAAATGCTGTGCTTAGTGCAGTAAAAAAGCTAAAGACCTTTGCAGATAAAACACGTAAAGATTTATCAAAGGAATTAAAATAA
- a CDS encoding cell filamentation protein Fic has protein sequence MFIEIRKQGKKKKYYLIHSYRLGDKVNRISRYLGSDLDKKTLEKLKKISEKIIFEQIKEKSLFEFELSKEEIGYYKKYENKLEINHFQVNWKRFTQEFVFNTNAIEGSMVDYSEVKDLLGKKDEPKNNDEIETINVAKAVEYIKTTKDDFSIGFIRKLHELCFDKTKSFAGELRDVEVIIRDKIGKVIHQGAPVKDVEKLLKNLVRWFNEHKKKYPPLLLAALVHNQFENIHPFQDGNGRVGRLLLNYILLQFDYPPLNIRLKDREKYYRVLQEFDKDNDIKPTLRFFILEYRKQYK, from the coding sequence ATGTTTATTGAAATTAGAAAGCAAGGTAAAAAGAAAAAATATTATTTAATTCATTCTTATAGGTTAGGAGATAAAGTTAATAGAATTTCAAGATATCTTGGTTCTGATTTAGATAAAAAAACGCTTGAAAAATTAAAAAAAATATCCGAAAAAATAATTTTTGAACAGATTAAAGAAAAAAGTTTGTTTGAATTTGAGTTAAGCAAAGAAGAAATTGGATATTATAAAAAATATGAAAATAAATTAGAAATAAACCATTTTCAAGTAAATTGGAAAAGATTCACACAAGAATTTGTTTTTAATACAAATGCTATTGAGGGGTCAATGGTAGATTATTCTGAGGTTAAAGATCTTCTTGGAAAAAAAGATGAACCAAAAAATAATGATGAGATTGAAACAATTAATGTGGCAAAGGCTGTTGAATATATAAAAACAACTAAGGATGATTTTTCTATTGGTTTTATTAGAAAACTTCATGAGCTATGTTTTGATAAAACCAAATCTTTTGCAGGAGAACTAAGAGATGTTGAAGTTATTATTAGAGATAAAATAGGTAAAGTAATTCACCAAGGCGCACCTGTAAAAGATGTTGAGAAACTTTTAAAGAATTTAGTTAGATGGTTTAATGAACATAAAAAGAAGTACCCTCCTTTATTGCTTGCTGCTCTTGTCCATAATCAATTTGAGAATATTCATCCATTCCAAGATGGGAATGGAAGAGTTGGAAGATTACTATTAAATTATATTTTGCTTCAATTTGATTATCCTCCATTAAATATTAGATTAAAAGATAGGGAAAAGTATTATAGGGTTCTTCAGGAATTTGATAAAGATAATGATATAAAACCCACATTAAGGTTTTTTATATTAGAGTATAGAAAACAATACAAATAG
- a CDS encoding adenylate cyclase: protein METEFEVKILDIDVEQIKNKLEEVGAKKHLERSMKRYVYDVVSTHKHTWIRLRDQGDKVTLTLKQIQHDGIDGTKETEIEVNNFEKTNLLLNKLGFLPKAYQENKRISYKLGNVEIEIDFWPKIPSYLEIEAKSTEEIEKTVKLLGFDMNQTTSIGVQKVYEKYGINIDDFKELKF from the coding sequence ATGGAAACAGAGTTTGAAGTCAAAATCCTAGATATAGATGTTGAACAAATAAAAAACAAGCTAGAAGAAGTAGGAGCTAAAAAACATCTAGAAAGAAGTATGAAAAGATATGTCTATGATGTAGTTTCCACTCATAAACATACATGGATTAGATTAAGGGATCAAGGAGATAAAGTAACACTAACTCTAAAACAAATACAACATGATGGTATTGATGGTACAAAAGAAACAGAAATAGAAGTCAACAACTTTGAAAAAACCAACCTTTTACTTAATAAATTAGGATTTCTTCCTAAAGCGTATCAGGAAAACAAGAGAATCAGTTACAAATTAGGTAATGTAGAAATTGAAATTGATTTCTGGCCTAAAATTCCATCATATCTAGAGATTGAAGCTAAATCTACTGAAGAAATAGAAAAAACAGTAAAATTACTGGGTTTTGACATGAACCAGACTACTTCTATAGGAGTTCAAAAAGTCTATGAAAAATATGGAATAAATATTGATGATTTCAAAGAACTAAAATTTTAG
- a CDS encoding phosphoesterase — protein sequence MEILKDTEIIDLALYLKKEKILVISDTHIGYEEALNKQGVFVPRISFKEVVLKLEKILSKTGKLDRIIVNGDIKHEFGKISETEWRHTLRLLDFLSNHCKEVILVKGNHDTILGPIANKRKVKVTNYVKVNDILLIHGDVLVKKELLKSVKTIIIGHEHPAVTIRDAARAEKYKCFLKGRYLRRNLIVMPSFNLLVYGLDVTSVKKFSPFLKQKLDNFEVYVIGDKVYNFGKLKKLS from the coding sequence ATGGAAATTTTAAAAGATACTGAAATAATAGATTTGGCTTTATATCTAAAAAAAGAGAAGATTTTGGTAATATCAGACACTCATATTGGTTATGAAGAGGCTCTTAACAAACAAGGAGTGTTTGTTCCAAGAATAAGTTTTAAAGAAGTTGTGTTGAAATTAGAGAAAATATTAAGCAAAACAGGTAAATTAGATAGAATAATTGTTAATGGTGATATAAAGCATGAGTTTGGTAAGATTTCTGAAACAGAGTGGAGGCATACTTTAAGGTTGTTGGATTTTTTATCCAATCATTGTAAAGAGGTTATCTTAGTAAAAGGAAATCATGACACTATTTTAGGTCCGATTGCAAATAAAAGAAAAGTAAAGGTAACAAATTATGTTAAAGTAAATGATATTTTGCTTATTCATGGTGATGTTTTAGTAAAAAAGGAATTATTAAAAAGTGTTAAAACAATAATAATTGGTCATGAGCATCCTGCTGTAACTATCAGAGATGCTGCAAGAGCTGAAAAGTATAAGTGTTTTTTAAAAGGAAGGTATTTGAGAAGGAATTTAATTGTTATGCCTTCTTTTAACTTGCTTGTTTATGGTTTGGATGTAACATCTGTAAAAAAGTTTTCTCCTTTTTTGAAACAAAAGCTAGATAATTTTGAGGTTTATGTTATAGGTGATAAAGTTTATAATTTTGGGAAGTTGAAAAAGTTATCATAA
- a CDS encoding ATP-dependent DNA ligase — MVKKLKYVIQKHDASHLHYDLRLEIDNVARSWAIPKEPSSKEGVKRLAILVEDHSVEYMDFEGKITEGYGKGSVKIWDKGFWEPESVKENKIVAIIHGKKLKGRFTLVHFKEKNWLFFKAKG, encoded by the coding sequence ATGGTAAAAAAACTAAAATATGTTATACAAAAACATGATGCTTCTCATTTACATTATGATTTACGTCTAGAAATAGATAATGTTGCTAGATCTTGGGCCATTCCTAAAGAGCCTTCTTCAAAAGAAGGTGTTAAAAGATTAGCAATTCTAGTTGAAGATCATTCTGTTGAGTATATGGATTTTGAAGGTAAAATTACAGAAGGTTATGGTAAGGGTTCTGTTAAGATATGGGATAAAGGTTTTTGGGAGCCTGAGAGTGTTAAGGAGAATAAGATTGTTGCTATTATTCACGGTAAAAAACTAAAAGGAAGATTTACTCTAGTTCATTTTAAAGAAAAGAATTGGTTGTTTTTCAAAGCTAAGGGGTAA